The DNA segment GGAAAAGGAAGAGCTGACAGAGAGCGAGGAGAGATTCTCTTCATCCTCccactgacaaaaaaacaaaccacacgAGGAAGAAGCAGCCGAGCAGAGGAGATGAGTGTGAACGCTGTCGCCACctcacagtgaagtgaagtgaagtaaaaTGGACAGGATGCTGACTGCTTCACAAATCTGATCCAGGACTTCAGGGCGAGCTGTGGGTGGCAGACAGCTGGAAGGGGGAGGCTGAGattcacaaaacaaagacatgctACAACTAAGACGGAGCTGCTGCATGAGGAGAGGAGTGACGGAGTGAAGGCAGACACGAGCTGACGGAGCACAGACCGCTGAACAGATTCACGATCCGTTTGTTGGAGAAGGTGCAGAAGGTGCAGCGATGGGCTAAATGGAtgtgaggaggtgagaggaagtCATGCTGAACGCTCTGCACGGCTGCTTCAAACATGATTTCTCTGACACCGCCATGtaccttcacctcctcttcctcccgctCTTCACCAGGAAACCTGGATGATAAACTTGACTGTGCTCATCATCTTTGAGTCTGCTGTTTACACCTCACAAACTCTTTTTCattctgtttctcctctccgGATGGCCGGTGGATGGATGCAGTCACCTCAGTCTGAATAATTGGAAGTTAAAGAGTTACACTGCAtcaccagaggaggagaaaacacttCCACAAActggaagatgaagatgagaaTTCACAGCttcgtgtttgtttgtcaggagtctgtaacagaaatataaagacAGAACTCCAGACTGATCCAATGCCCGCAGCCTACCGGTGGCATCATGTCGTACGTTGCTGGTAACGGCGGTTTCCTGCAGGGTGTGGTAGCACCGTCATGGTGGTATACTGTCGTGTTGTTAGTTTGTCTCCAGCTCTCCTGGCTGAGCCCGGTCCAGGCCACCGTCTGCCCATTTCAGGGCTCCTCCCTGGCAGGTGGGTGCCTCTGCACCTCGGACATCCTGAGCTGCACGGCCGTGGGTCTGGAGCAGGTCCCTGGGGACGTACCGGTCTCTGCCGTCACTCTGGATCTCAGCCATAACCGGATTGTGCAATTGGAGTGGGGCAGTTTTGAAGGCCTTTATCGATTAGAGACATTACGGTTAGCACACAACCAGCTGACCACCATCCACCCGGGAGCATTTCGAAACAGCTCCGGGACTCTGCTTCGACACCTGGACCTGTCATCCAATCAGCTTCGTGTTCTGGAGCAGCATTACTTCTTAGACCTGCCTGGACTGGAGGAACTGCTACTGTTCAACAACCGGATCGTCCATGTGGAAAGCCGAGCTCTGGCTGGACTGGGCAGCCTTCGCAAGGCCTACCTCAGTCATAACCGCCTCACTGACTTCCCCTTCTTTTCCATCCAAGAGCACAGCCACCCTCACCTGTCCATGCTGGATCTGTCCTCAAACCGCCTGCCCAAGCTGCCCCTGGAGGATATATCAAACTTACCCCTATCAGTCCAGAGAGGACTGTACCTTCACAACAACTCCCTGGTGTGCGAGTGTTCCATGTACGGACTCTTCCGGCACTGGGAACAGAAAGGTTTCACCTCGGTAAGCGACTTTAGGCAGGAGCACACCTGTCTGGTCTTCGGGATACAGAAAGGCACCGTGCGCTTCTTCAAACACGACCGCTACTTTGAAAAATGCAACCTGACGGCACTGAGTGGGTTGCTGAGGGAGCAAGAGAGCAGTGTCTCAGTGAAGGAGGGAAAagctgtgctgctgcactgcGTGACCACTCTGACCGGACGGCATGTGACCTTTCTCTGGGTGGCGCCCAATCAGGAGTATGTGGCACCGCCGGGAAACAACGGATCCTTAAAGATGTACGCCAACGGCAGCTTGGAGATCGTGGCGGCTCGCGAGGCAGATTCTGGTGTGTACTGGTGCATGGCTCTGGACCAGCAGCAGAAGCGCAATGAGACGCAGGAGGTCAACGTGACTGTGGTGCTGCACCATGAGAGCGACCCGCATGAGTCCTTCAACACTGGATTCACCACCCTGCTGGGCTGCGTGGTGAGCCTGGTGTTGGTCCTCATGTACCTCTACCTGACGCCTTGCCGCTGCCCTCCCTGCCTCAAGACCTCCACCCCCATCACTGCCACCCCGGGTCAAGGGAACGAGGTTGGTGCAGGGAGCGCCCAATCGTCTATCCTCACCCCGACCCCGCCGACGACCACCGAGGGCCCGGGCCGCAAGGTCAGCACCAACAAGCATGTGGTGTTTCTGGAGCCGATCAAAGAGCAGCAGAACGGCAGACTCAGGACGGGGCCGGTAGCCGGGGCAGTGCACGGCGGACACTTGGGTCCGGGTTTACTGCTAGAGCCAGAGCAGAGCTCAAAGCTCCACATCCAGTCGCAGCAGAGGGCGGGGGAGACGGACTCCTTCGTATCCATGTTCTCAGACACTCCCATCATGTTGCCATAGCAACggcacaaacagagagacagactggcacTATCATCACCTCTCACACACTTCCTTTCTCCTCCGTTCCTCTGGTTACCTCCTCGCCACCTCCCACTGCATCCAGCACTTGACCTGAGCAAACCAAACCAGTACTCCCACACTGACTCAGAGCTCTTCAAACTTAGACTTTGTATGCTTTAGGCTGTGAGGCTTTAAACTGCCTGATGAAACACAATCAAAGTGCAATTTTAAGAGATGAAATAACCAAATTTACAGAACTATTGTTGTTTGCCCAGGTCTGCCCACTAAGCCCTGCAGCCATGTACCAATGCACTGTGACGGGACGGGCTCAAAGGGAAGGCACGGTGCTCGGGGCGAACGTTAGGGAGTCCAAAGTGTCAGAAGTAGAAAGAAGACTGAGCCAGGAGAGAGTTAGAGCATGGACCGCTGTCCCTTTAAGCACGGCTTGTACCTTTAATGAACATTTGCTCCAGATGCCTTCTTGTCtcatacagagaaaaacaacaaatgatcttttttaaagctttttagcgtttcctgtttttctttccagagTCGGTGTGTCAGTCAATTCGAGCCAAAATGATCCGCCTAGTGTAGCTCTGTCACAACGTGAGGCGTTTTATAGAGTTTAGACAagcgagaagaagaagaagaagaagaaggttttagaaagtaaaaatagaaactgaTTTAAAGGTACgactctccctccttcctcctcctcttcctctgaacATGATTAGTGTCATCAgttcaggaaaaaaagagaaatgaaaatgaattgtgCTGAAGGGAACAGCTGCAGTTTGAGTTCATTCGAGACTTTTCAAAGGTTTCATCGATCAAAGTGACGAAGGACAGATCGGTCTGTGTGATGAATAAACAGCAGgactgacatgtttgtgtttagacTGTCTTCACTGTATTCACTgcatctccccctcctcctctctttatcTGTGTGTTAATAAAGCTGTATCTGACCGTCCAGGTGAATGTCCGCCTTGTTATTGTTCTTCAGGCACTCAACTTGGTGCATGATAATggaagtctgtgtgtttattcataGCCTGAAATATTGACACTAATCCTTCAAACACACGATTCAGTTTCAAACCACAGACGTCACAGTGAACAATCAGTCTGCAGTACAGACAGAACAAACTGtaagaaaatgattttcataaatcacagcagcagaTCAGTCAAAAATCTGTTCAACACCTCCTACTATCATCACCTCCACcgctgtcatcatcatcatcatctcctgcATTCTGACGAGCTGAACAAAGTGTTTCATGATATTCTCTCACTTAAAGTTCAGAGCTGTAGCTTCATTGTGCGACAGGAAATGAATGATAACTCCATTATTAAAGTCACAACTGaacctccctcttcttcctcaatAGTAACTCTGGCTGGAACATTAGCGGCTCATTCCTACAGATTTCTTCTGAAGTGGAGTTATTTAAGACATTTGTCACCAGGTGTGTCCTTTGCTTGTCCTCAACCTTGATTGGTTGCAAAGGGTGAAGTGCACGTGAAGCACACATGACAGGCAGTgtggagaaaaactaaataaataccacacatgtaaacactaactgaataaataccacacatgtaaacactaactgaataaataccacacatgtaaacactaactgaataaataccacacatgtaaacactaaactgaataaataccacacatgtaaacactaactgaataaataccacacatgtaaacactaactgaataaataccacacatgtaaacactaactgaataaataccacacatgtaaacactaactgaataaataccacacatgtaaacactaaactgaataaataccacacatgtaaacacaaattgaataaataccagacatataaacacaaactgaataaataccacacatataaacactaaataaataccacacatacaaacactaaactgaataaataccacacatgtaaacacaaactgaataaataccacacatataaactagggctgtcaatcgattaaaaaaaattaactaattaatcgcaaaaaattctgtaattaatcgcgattaatctatcaataaatgtatcaataaattaaatgcatttttctgagactgaagcttataatgtatatttatttatgtaaaatgatcaaattaatgtagaaaaaaacaagagaagtatatttaattcattcattttattggcttaaggtgcacatatgcacagtgcaaacgaGAAaaccagaatgaggaaatactgaggagtgccacactcctgtgttagacagggtgttttgttttgaggtgatatgttaaagtcggttacttctgtggaatttaattCGGCTTTGAAACTgtgcaaatgccttgtttttgtccaacagccgtcaggcaacttttaaaatgaaatgttccctaaaagtccgtccttatccatcttttcgccatagactctcctttagtggatagatcatagacatatatacatagactctcctttagttaggatagatcatagacatatctacatgactctcctttagtaggatagatcatagacatatatacacagatctcctttagttaggatagatcatagacatatacatagatgcctcattgagcaggttggtccgttgctgcgatacgttacgtccgccatattggatgtggcagatctgccgtaaactaatacaagcagggccagttttagctgtgggcaatgtgggcgacgccagggcgcagtctccatGAGGGCTTTAGTTAATGCCTCTtttacacccattcacacaaacactaaatatctgggaaacaaagctctactttgccactcCAAAATGtcggccgccaccggaagtaaacaaaacgcgttaattgcgttattTTTGTTAACacgttaattctttaaaatatcgacaaattaacgcgttaattttgacagcactaatataaaacaaactgaaaaataccacacatataaacacaaactgaaaaataccacacaataaacactaaacggaaaaataccacacatataaaacacaaactgaataaataccacaattaaaacaaactgaataataaCCACcattaaacacaaactgaataaataccacacaataaacactaaactaaataaatacaccacatataaacactaaactgataaatacacacatataaacacgacgtaaactgaataaataccacacatataaacactaactgaataaataccacacatgtaaacacaaactgaataaataccacacatataaacactaaactaaataaataccacacatataaacactaaactgaataaataccacacatataaacactaaactgaataaataccacacatataaacacaaactgaataaataccacacatataaacacaaactgaataaataccacacagcTATCACgtctttcaaaaacattttctctgcggTAACGAAAgtgtttgaaaacaaacaaggcaGTAGCTGTATTAACCAGGCGGTCTAACAGCACCATAATTTATATTCATGAAAGAAAGTTAATTTAATTCTCATAACAGGAGGTCATAGTTTATAAAGGCCCACTGTGTTTCATGATTTATGTTCATTAATGTTCCAAAAACACCCCCTTGTTATTTCACATTCTGTGTACAACAGtatatttgattatattttcaTGAACACGTGTTGCATGTAGAAAATGAAGAGCTGTGGACTCTTACAGTCAGAACATTTCATGCTCTGTGGACTGACTGAGGTCTGTGTGAAACTAAAAGACGAGTCGCGTACAGTCTGCCTGTCACCGCCGCAGGAGTCATTCATTGTTACTGAAACAATGTCGAAGACGCAGATTCAACcttttattaacttttaatcatgacacatttctgtgaGCGAATCAAGAACGTCGGTGCAGTCAACCTGAGTTTAGGTGATGTATTCATTGATATGCATGAATGAATCAGTGGAGAtcatatatttgttttcattgtaactagaagttaaaaaaataaacaagacgATGTTTGGGAAAATTATTAATGCACCTCAAAAAATACCTCAAAATGaacgtgtgagtgtgttggaCCACATTaacgtattattattatattattatcatattatttatCATGAAGGGTAAATACAGTCACGAAGCAGAGTGGGAGGTCAGAGATATACTGGCACCACAGAGATTTCAGCTATGGTTTCCATTAATTAAAGGCTGTGTACTCGTGTACCTAACAGTAGATGGATAGACCTGGACGTTGCTACACATTCACCAACAGAGGACATGCTGGAGGTCTCCAGCTGGTCATGGTAAatcatgttaaaaaataataattttatttttgtttttaataaaagatcAGAAACAGAAGTCCCCACTCGTCGGGTTAAAATCACAGTCCTCTGTTGGAAATGTagacatgtatgtgtgtgtgctgatgtagTCAGTAAAGTCAGTACTGACTGAATCAtgtaatgttagcatgctagctgCTAGCTGTCCCTGTGTTTCCTGAGGATTTCTGGGAAATAAGATAACACAAAGCTTTGTGGGAAAATTAATCGAGCACCAACTGTAATTCATGGGCCGCTATAAATCAGTGATGCCACATagatgactgcagcagctgctgggaAATAATCTGAGATACAAAAAACCAGAAGTTTGAAGGAGACATGCACATAAATATATCGCAGAGTGCTAGCATCGCGTTAGCATCGCGTTAGCTTTAATCTGTGCACAGGAAGTTCAAACTAAATCCCACTCAGTGTGAGTGGTATGTTTTCTGTGTATTATTTACTCCCACAGCACATTACACACTCCcatatatatagtgtatgtatgtatatgtatatagtttCACTGAAACTGATTGATGGTACATTTCTCAGACGTTAAAAGTCTTTAACTGTGCGAGCACACATGTCACAATGCTGTAAGATATCAGCTGACAGATCTGTTCACACACAATATCTAGTTTATATATCACTGCAGACATGACGTCATCTCACTGACTGAACAATCAATCAGTTTGAATCATGACAGAAATGACGTATGACAACATGAACTAAAACATTTagagccttcacacacacacacacacacacacacacacacacacacacacaatgatccCTGATGTCAAAAATCGTCATAGAAACAGAGACATCATTTACTGTGATTGGTCTGCTCATCCTCACACTGTTTGACTCGACAGGACTGAACCCAAccggaccagaaccagaacttcAGAGTAAAGTGTTGTccatcacacagacagaagacgtGATATGGACTCATTATAACGGCTCATGTGTCTACTGCAGGACGTTCAGTCAGACGAGAACGGAGAACGAAGGGTTAATGTGAGGCACTTCTCTGAAATGGAAGGCAAAGCAGCCATGAAATATTCAGGAGGTCTTccctcatcttcatcctccactACAAGACAAACTGTGAAGACAGACTGATCCGGTCTGTGGACCAATCCACTCTGTGGACTCAACAGACCACAAGCTGAAAgctgtttatttactttaatgaACTTTCTTTAATGAGTGCTGACCTTGTTCATACAGCTGAAGCCTGAGGTGTGATAAAACTTTGACGTGGAGACGAGCACTCAGACACGGAGCAAGCTTTACTCTGACGTCAGCATCAGTCAGCTGGACAAACACTGAGCACAATGGATGTTTTAACTGTTTAGTTGTTCATCATGAATCTCAGATAAACAGCCTCGTCAACTGACGCTCTGCTTACATTTCTCTGAGCGACAGTTTACTCAATCATGAAGACGAGGAAGgtcagaaaacaagacaaaaggagCAAAAGAACGATGGACTGGAGGACAGTGTTTATGTTCGCCGCCAGTAAACAGTTATTGTTGGAGGCATCTTAAATCAAGACGCTGTAGAGCTCCAACACCCTGATacaagagagggagacaggagggaacaaacacagacatgaagacagacaggtcacagagTGATCCTGGAGACAGCATGAAGAGGACAGATGAGATGAGGCATatcaaacacagaggagcaggCAAGTGTTACCAGGATCAGGACCATTGTTATGCAGAAGACACTGTTTCATACATGATTGATAAATCTGAAACATTCTAACAGGAAGTCAGTGAACAGACGCTGGTTTGATCTGAaggtttgttattgttattcagTCCCAGCAGGTGTTTtctaacatttacattcaccTGTGTTAAGTCTattcagtacacacacacacacacacacagagggcagTTTATGAACCTCCATTAACAAGGAATCCCCATCTGCTCCTCGCCTTCCTtcagcgctctctctctcaactaaaataaatcaaatcaattattCATGAACGGCACAGAGTAAATAAAAGATCCATTTTCtctcacattaaaaaataaagactgatCTGgtcaatatttaaattatttatcaaTGTAAAGATGTGAAATCATACAAGATCATAGAAATGTGTTCAGATTTCATCTGTGATGTCAAAGTGAATCAGATGATGCTAAAAAAAACTTAGAATGGAAACGTTAGCACAGTAACATTAGCATCTTATGAAATCTTGGGAAGTCTTATGAAGTCTTATGGAGTCTAGTGAAGTCTTATGAAGTCTTATGGAGTCTAGTAAAGGCTTATGGAGTCTAGTGAATTCTTTTTAAGTCTTATGGAGTCTAGTGAAGTCTTATAAAGTCTTATGAAGTCTTATGGAGTCTAGTAAAGGCTTATGGAGTCTAGTGAAGTCTTATTAAGTCTAATGCAGTCTTATGGAGTCTAGTGAAATCTTGTGAAGTCTTATGGAGTCTGATGAAGGCTAATGAAGTCTAGTGAAGTCTAATGAAGTCTTATAACGTCTTATGGAGTCTTATGAAGTCTTATAAAGTCTTATGACGTTTAATGAAGTCTAATGAAGTCTTATGGAGTCCAATGAAGTCTTATGGAGTCTAGTGAAATCTTATGAAGTCTTATGGAGTCCAGTGCAGTCTTATGAAGTCTTATAAAGTCTTATGAAGTCTTATGGAGTCTAATGAAGTCTTATGAACTCTAATGAAGTCTTATAAAGTCTTATGGAGTCTAGTGAAGTCTTATTAAGTCTAATGCAGTCTTATGGAGTAGAGTGAAATCTTGTGAAGTCTTATGGAGTCTGATGAAGGCTAATGAAGTCTTATAATGTCTTGTGGAGTCTTATAATGTCTTATGGAGTCTTATGAAGTCTTATAAAGTCTTATAGAGTCTTATAGAGTCTTATGAAGTTTAATGAAGTCTTATGGAGACTTATGAAGTCTTGTGAAGTCTAGTGAAGTCTAAAGAAGTCTTATGGAGATTTATGAAGTCTAGTAAAGTCTTATGGAGTCTTATAAAGTTTAATGAAGTCTTGTGAAGTCTTAGTTTGATGCTGTAATGGAGTTCGACCTCTGTGGATGTTTAAACGCTGATATTATCATGATAGTTCGGAGCAGATGAtgaaaaagtctttttaaattctaaattctgatGATGGGAGGTAACTCCGGTTATAGACCAGAGGTCTGATAATGGACTGGGTCCTTCAGTACACGGTCCATTAACAAACCACCATGAAGCTCCAAAAGAAGAACCTGAAGTCCACCTCAGTATTTTACAGTCAGAGCTTGACCAACACTGATTAACCAAGCAAAGCCTCCAGCGTTTCATAGACCACCAGTTCGACCAATCAGCTGTCGGCTCACTAACTATCAATCACAGACTTTTAGGCTTGTTGCCAGGGGTAACCGAGCTAATGGACCATCAGTCTGAGGACGGAGTGTCACCATAGATATTCCCTGAGTGGACTGGTGGGCGTGTGCTGATCACTACAGTACATCTCCGTGTGGTTGGTGGGGGTGTGGCCGCCATCGACCACAATCAGAGATAACCTTCAGACCGGCAGATGAAACTTTAAAGTCTTTACCGCATCAACAAAGACTGAATAAAGACATGTGTCATTGTGAAGAAGCTTCATGATGCTTCATGTTTTCGGTGTGAACAGGAAGAACCACGGCAGAATCATCAGGTCACGTCTGAAATGTTTCCCTCCCCGACTctgcaggctcagcagcttGCTCACATTGGGCCGGGCTCAGAACAACAAGCTCCCCTGAGCCCAGCCTCTCATGCTCCAACGCTGCTAAGCTAATTAGCCTCAGTCTCAATCTAATCTGTGATGCTGCAAGCTGCTCTGATGTCTCTCAGCCCGAGGTAATGGACAATAATTAGCACCATTGATTTTCTACACAGAGGGGAGgacgggggaggaggggggaggacaTGAGGCTGTTAATAGTCCTGATGTGCACAGAGACACGATGGTCAGACGAatactgcagaagaagaaacaaacatggacaCGAGGAGCAGCCGCAGTGCTTTATATGAACTGTGATATTTATACACATCTATGACTTATACCAGACTCCAgacatgcttttgtttttatatttcacaccTCATGCTGCCAGTCCTCCATCGTTCATGACTTTGACCCAGACCAATCTCCTGGAGACAGGTTCCCCTGACCTAGTTGGTCCTGCTGGATTCTGCTGGAGCTCCACATAAATGGAACAGTGCCGTTCTGATTTATTACACGCTAACACTTCAACACAAAACCCATTAGCAGAGCAGACTCTATGCGAGCGGCACCAGGACATGAAATGAGTTCAGAACACAGCTGGAGGCTCAAGGACGACGGGCCCGGACCAGCTCACGGTCACCCGTGTATCATGTTACCGTGAACGGCACACAAGCTCAGATTCATGAATTTTACGTGTTTGTtgttgatcagctgatcagatgtttcagacagatgaatgaatgaatcagtgaAATGATGAACGGCTCCGACATTGAGGCGGGAAAGCCATGCTAACATATGCTAATAACATGCGAGCCAGTTCATCATCTGCTCGACGTGTGTGCATGAGCCGTTGGTTTGACGACGCCTGGAGACAGAGCTCACAATAAAAGACTGTAAACGTGCTGATCATGAAGCAGCTCGTCGATACTTCATCAGTCATGTTCTCTGAGGTCAGTTACATGAAGAACCACGGCaccttcacttcctgtcctctAAACTCACGCTAAATATgaatcttagcttagcataaagactggaaacagagggaaactgttagcctggtgtaaactgttttaaactggTTAACGTGATGGTGGTTGAACACTCAGGAGATGAATAATctctaaacacacagacaatcaGTAGTGTGTCCGTTTTCAGGTGGATTGTGGGTAATAACTGTCATCATTGTGTTGACTCTGGTGGCTCTGTTGGCTCTGTTGGGTTGGTGTTGTGTTTAATCTGGATCTTCCCTAGCTCGCCTCAGAGGAGCCGGTACCGCCCGCTGTGGACGACACTAATGCCTTTACTCATTTCAACAATTACGTTACTGGTCACACAGAGTCCATTAATGGTCAGCCCGCCTTCCTGTGGTCTCTGCAAACATCCATCAGCAGAGAAACACATCACGACTCTGTCAGGCAGACCACGCCATGCTCAGTCCTCAGTGTCATGGAGCCGGACATGTCAGCAGTCACATCTGACTGACATCTGTGCTCATCGACTCTCCATCAGATCTCCAtctccagtccatgtttttattcatgtgagACTCTCATGACTCGGACAAGGAGGAGAACCACAAAGTGCTGAGTCAGACTAAAACAGGAGGTCACATGACGGAGCGATACGGATACAGCCGCTGAGATGATGACCACGCCGGGCGGACGGAGCTTCTGATCAACATCAGGACACTCTGAGCTGATGAAGAGACTTTAAAATAAGATGTTTGATCAGGAAGGAAGACAGAACATCATCAGAACCGACCTATAGAATCTACGAAGGTAGAGCGGAACCTCCAACAGACACCAAAAACAACCATCTGTCTAATCAGAGCTGGGAGGCGTAGTTTATCATTGCTGACACAAGCTGACATCATCACCGTTTGGACGCGCTCACATCTGACAGAAACATTCGGGTCAGCTGATCTGTGCGGCGAGCTGCTGATTGAACCTTCCTGTGACTCTGAAACCAACAGCGCTTATTTCAAATTCA comes from the Larimichthys crocea isolate SSNF chromosome VI, L_crocea_2.0, whole genome shotgun sequence genome and includes:
- the amigo3 gene encoding amphoterin-induced protein 3 → MSYVAGNGGFLQGVVAPSWWYTVVLLVCLQLSWLSPVQATVCPFQGSSLAGGCLCTSDILSCTAVGLEQVPGDVPVSAVTLDLSHNRIVQLEWGSFEGLYRLETLRLAHNQLTTIHPGAFRNSSGTLLRHLDLSSNQLRVLEQHYFLDLPGLEELLLFNNRIVHVESRALAGLGSLRKAYLSHNRLTDFPFFSIQEHSHPHLSMLDLSSNRLPKLPLEDISNLPLSVQRGLYLHNNSLVCECSMYGLFRHWEQKGFTSVSDFRQEHTCLVFGIQKGTVRFFKHDRYFEKCNLTALSGLLREQESSVSVKEGKAVLLHCVTTLTGRHVTFLWVAPNQEYVAPPGNNGSLKMYANGSLEIVAAREADSGVYWCMALDQQQKRNETQEVNVTVVLHHESDPHESFNTGFTTLLGCVVSLVLVLMYLYLTPCRCPPCLKTSTPITATPGQGNEVGAGSAQSSILTPTPPTTTEGPGRKVSTNKHVVFLEPIKEQQNGRLRTGPVAGAVHGGHLGPGLLLEPEQSSKLHIQSQQRAGETDSFVSMFSDTPIMLP